One Methanocellales archaeon genomic window, ACGCTTGGTGTTGGTGTGGGTGCTGATGTCGGCGCCAATGTTGGTCTTATTGTTGACATGGGAGTTGGTTTGGGTGTTGGCGTGGGTATTGGCGTGGGTGTTGGCGTGGGTGTTGGCGTGGGTGTTGGCGTGGGTGTTGGCGTGGGTGTTGGCGTGGGTGTTGGCGTGGGTGTTGGCGTGGGTGTTGGCGTGGGTGTTGGCGTGGGTGTTGGCGT contains:
- a CDS encoding PGF-CTERM sorting domain-containing protein, which produces TPTPTPTPTPTPTPTPTPTPTPTPTPTPTPTPTPTPTPTPTPIPTPTPKPTPMSTIRPTLAPTSAPTPTPSVPGFEATFAIIALLVVTYLIKREE